One Methanobacterium sp. genomic region harbors:
- the rpsB gene encoding 30S ribosomal protein S2, producing the protein MSELLIPLDKYLAAGLHIGTQQKTKDMERYIYRVRADGLYVLDVRKTNDRILSAAKFLAKYDADDILVVSTRQYGQAPVKKFGKLTGAKTIPGRFIPGTLTNPNYAKFIEPKVLVVTDPRSDSQAIIEAKQIGIPVVALCDTENLLGNVDIVLPVNNKGRKAIALVYWLLARQMLRAKGALGEDEELEMQPADFELKI; encoded by the coding sequence TTGTCAGAACTTTTAATTCCACTAGACAAGTATTTAGCAGCAGGTTTACACATTGGAACTCAGCAAAAAACTAAAGACATGGAACGATACATATATAGAGTAAGAGCAGATGGTCTGTATGTTTTGGATGTAAGGAAAACCAACGATAGAATACTATCAGCAGCAAAATTCCTTGCAAAATATGACGCTGATGACATATTAGTTGTGTCCACAAGGCAGTATGGTCAGGCTCCTGTTAAGAAATTTGGAAAGCTCACTGGAGCAAAAACAATACCTGGAAGGTTCATACCAGGAACATTAACCAATCCAAATTACGCTAAATTTATAGAACCTAAAGTGCTTGTAGTAACAGACCCAAGATCAGATTCACAGGCAATTATTGAAGCAAAACAAATAGGAATACCTGTTGTCGCGCTCTGTGATACAGAAAACTTACTTGGAAATGTGGATATAGTGCTGCCTGTAAACAACAAAGGTAGAAAAGCTATTGCACTTGTCTACTGGTTACTTGCTAGACAGATGTTAAGAGCAAAAGGAGCATTAGGCGAAGATGAAGAACTTGAAATGCAGCCAGCTGATTTCGAGTTAAAAATTTAA
- the eno gene encoding phosphopyruvate hydratase, with protein MDSIIEDVRVRKILDSRGNPTVEVDVLTWNGFGRAAAPSGASTGIREVTAFPEGGVDKIISEVEDVISSELIGMDAEDLNDIDMVLKEIDGTDNLSSLGGNTIVAVSMATAKAAAASYNLPLYKFLGGITKNEIPYPLGNMINGGAHAGKNAPDIQEFLVLPVGAENITEAVFANSSVHKKIGSLIKAKDSTFTGGKGDEGGWAPNLTNEEALSIQAKACEEVGDELGIEIRPCLDMAASEMWDGSKYVYEREGVSRDIGEQIDFVKEIIDTYNMFYVEDPIQEGDFEAFAELTRKSGDKCLICGDDLFVTNAEILQEGIDVGAANSIIIKPNQIGTLSDTYATVKLAKANGYVPVVSHRSGETTDETIAHLAVGFASPIIKTGALGGERIAKLNELIRIEEEMINPKMADI; from the coding sequence GTGGATAGTATTATTGAAGACGTCCGTGTACGAAAAATTTTAGATAGCAGGGGAAACCCAACGGTAGAAGTAGATGTTTTAACATGGAATGGTTTTGGAAGAGCTGCAGCGCCTAGCGGTGCTAGTACCGGTATACGCGAAGTTACAGCATTTCCCGAAGGCGGTGTTGATAAAATAATAAGTGAAGTTGAAGACGTTATCTCATCTGAGCTTATTGGAATGGATGCCGAAGATTTAAATGATATAGATATGGTTTTAAAAGAAATAGATGGTACCGATAACCTATCTTCTTTAGGTGGTAACACCATAGTTGCTGTTTCAATGGCAACTGCAAAGGCTGCCGCTGCATCCTATAACCTGCCGCTTTACAAATTCCTGGGAGGAATTACCAAAAATGAAATTCCATATCCTTTAGGAAATATGATAAATGGTGGAGCACACGCCGGTAAAAATGCACCTGATATTCAGGAATTTTTAGTCCTTCCAGTAGGAGCAGAAAATATAACTGAAGCAGTGTTTGCAAACTCAAGCGTTCATAAAAAAATTGGTTCATTAATAAAAGCCAAAGACAGCACTTTCACTGGTGGAAAAGGAGACGAAGGCGGATGGGCACCTAACCTTACCAATGAAGAAGCCCTCTCAATCCAAGCAAAAGCTTGCGAAGAAGTAGGCGATGAACTTGGAATTGAAATAAGGCCTTGCCTTGACATGGCCGCAAGTGAAATGTGGGACGGCTCTAAATATGTTTACGAAAGAGAAGGCGTAAGCAGAGATATTGGTGAACAGATAGACTTTGTTAAAGAAATCATTGATACTTACAACATGTTCTATGTTGAAGATCCTATACAGGAAGGCGATTTTGAAGCATTTGCAGAACTTACTCGAAAATCAGGGGACAAATGTCTTATCTGTGGAGATGACCTGTTTGTAACCAATGCAGAAATTCTTCAGGAAGGGATTGATGTAGGTGCTGCAAATTCGATCATCATAAAACCAAACCAGATAGGAACATTAAGCGACACCTATGCAACAGTTAAACTTGCAAAGGCTAATGGTTATGTACCAGTTGTATCACATAGATCTGGTGAAACAACAGATGAAACAATAGCTCATTTAGCTGTTGGATTTGCAAGTCCAATAATCAAAACAGGAGCCCTAGGTGGGGAAAGAATCGCAAAACTTAACGAACTTATCAGAATTGAAGAAGAGATGATCAATCCAAAAATGGCGGATATTTAA
- a CDS encoding 4Fe-4S dicluster domain-containing protein produces the protein MVKITIDHDKCDGADCAECVDVCPMEVLIIEGDKIVIVNKEECSLCEVCMDVCPNEAVEVEDDE, from the coding sequence ATGGTTAAGATAACTATCGATCACGATAAATGCGACGGTGCAGACTGCGCAGAATGCGTCGACGTATGCCCAATGGAAGTCCTTATAATTGAAGGGGACAAAATAGTTATTGTAAATAAGGAAGAATGCAGCTTATGTGAAGTCTGCATGGATGTATGTCCTAATGAGGCAGTAGAAGTTGAGGATGATGAATAA
- a CDS encoding DNA-directed RNA polymerase subunit K: MSSEELTRFEKARIVGARALQLSMGAKPLIEVEGSLDPIDIASLELKKGVIPLGIRK, from the coding sequence ATGTCATCTGAAGAACTTACAAGGTTTGAAAAAGCAAGAATTGTTGGTGCAAGAGCCCTCCAGTTATCAATGGGGGCAAAACCATTAATAGAAGTTGAAGGGTCACTTGATCCAATAGATATTGCAAGTTTAGAACTTAAAAAAGGCGTAATTCCTCTCGGTATTAGAAAATAA